A single genomic interval of Anopheles marshallii chromosome 2, idAnoMarsDA_429_01, whole genome shotgun sequence harbors:
- the LOC128718256 gene encoding uncharacterized protein LOC128718256, which translates to MSTENYAHCLKKSGVLYRRKRLLDELRKEEISHSTAEPPLNQTNDGVAKPGCNIAEELDGDASFIDEEEDNADPSVSDSSSDDESKSDEGVIDFKSMNITDCLRYFAIATNQKQSAMNMLLSILITKTNFVLPKDARTLLNTNRDRPELSALGNGTFWTRGIKKSLMDNLRFTTVTETISLNIFIDGLPLHKSSNMQFWPIMINIQEMPLIAPITTALYCGRTKPTNAQQFMDLLVKELNKLMDEGLELNNCRVQVKIRAIIADSPARAFLKVYDIEKYTATGCVKHD; encoded by the exons ATGTCTACCGAAAATTACGCgcattgcttaaaaaaaagtggTGTTTTGTATCGACGAAAGCGACTCTTGGACGAGCTGAGAAAAGAAGAGATAAGTCACAGTACCGCAGAGCCACCACTTAACCaaacaaatgatg GTGTAGCGAAGCCAGGTTGTAACATAGCAGAAGAGCTGGATGGCGATGCATCGTTCATCGATGAGGAGGAAGATAACGCTGATCCTAGTGTTTCCGATAGCTCTAGCGATGATGAATCTAAGAGTGACGAAGGAGTCATTGATTTCAAATCAATGAATATTACAGATTGCTTGAGGTACTTCGCTATAGCAACCAATCAAAAGCAATCGGCCATGAACATGTTGCTCTCAATTTTGATTACAAAAACCAATTTCGTGCTTCCAAAAGATGCTAGAACGCTTTTAAACACCAATAGAGATCGTCCGGAACTAAGTGCTCTCGGAAACGGTACTTTCTGGACCCGTGGTATTAAAAAAAGCCTCATGGACAATTTACG GTTTACTACTGTGACAGAAACAATatctttgaatatttttattgatggCCTTCCGTTGCACAAAAGTAGCAACATGCAATTTTGGCCCATCATGATAAATATTCAAGAAATGCCTCTGATCGCACCTATTACAACAGCGTTGTATTGTGGgcgcacaaaaccaacaaatgcTCAACAATTCATGGATTTATTGGTAAAAGAGCTGAACAAATTAATGGACGAAGGGCTTGAACTAAATAATTGCCGAGTGCAAGTAAAAATACGCGCAATAATAGCAGATTCTCCAGCAAGAGCATTTTTGAAAG tttaCGACATAGAAAAATACACAGCAACTGGATGTGTCAAACACGATTGA
- the LOC128718258 gene encoding uncharacterized protein LOC128718258 — MDGRGHKELLAVPGTWIQGTSKGKTFENAFSTIMKKIEFLTNESVNANLETNNRLDRLENAVCTISAKLDILTDKTIVPTTLRRVKNNIGFEMITNEQELGMFESNLNDVKYFNEISAWLEDNIFENTPENRMIEILDLLFSKQFLPKCSWTGISNGGEKLSMITYRNILEVVRIHGSTSDISITKKDIARFFMKKLKKCGKTSCN; from the exons ATGGATGGTCGAGGCCATAAGGAGCTGTTGGCAGTTCCTGGGACATGGATCCAGGGAACTAGTAAAGGAAAGAC ATTTGAAAATGCCTTCTCCACTATCATGAAGAAAATAGAATTTCTAACTAACGAAAGTGTTAATGCAAATCTCGAAACCAACAATCGTTTGGATAGGCTAGAAAACGCAGTATGTACTATTTCAGCCAAACTAGACATACTAACGGACAAAACAATAGTTCCAACAACTTTGCGCCGTGTGAAAAACAACATAGGGTTCGAAATGATTACCAATGAACAAGAATTAGGTATGTTTGAAAGCAATTTAAatgatgttaaatattttaatgaaatttctgCTTGGTTGGAagacaatatttttgaaaacacTCCCGAGAACCGTATGATAGAAATTTTAGACTTGCttttttctaaacaatttttaccaaaatgcAGTTGGACAGGTATCAGTAACGGTGGAGAAAAGCTGTCAATGATAACGTATAGAAATATTCTCGAAGTAGTAAGAATTCATGGTAGCACGAGCGATATTTCAATAACTAAAAAAGATATAGCGCGGTTCTTTatgaaaaaattgaaaaaatgcGGCAAAACGAGCTGCAACTAA